The Nycticebus coucang isolate mNycCou1 chromosome 5, mNycCou1.pri, whole genome shotgun sequence genome window below encodes:
- the RBM15 gene encoding RNA-binding protein 15: MRTAGRDPLPRRSPRWRRAVPLCETSAGRRVNQLRGDDLRRPATMKGKERSPVKVKRSRGGEDSTSRGERSKKLGGSGGSNGSSSGKTESGGGSRRSLHLDKSSSRGGSREYDTGGGSSGSRLHSYGSPSTKNSSGGGESRSSSRGGGGESRFSGAASSAPGGGDGGEYKTLKISELGSQLSDEAVEDGLFHEFKRFGDVSVKISHLSGSGSGDERVAFVNFRRPEDARAAKHARGRLVLYDRPLKIEAVYVSRRRSRSPLDKDTYPPSASVVGASVGGHRHPPGGGGQRSLSPGGAALGYRDYRLQQLALGRLPPPPPPPLPRELEGERDYPFYERVRPAYSLEPRVGAGAGAAPFREVDEISPEDDQRANRTLFLGNLDITVTESDLRRAFDRFGVITEVDIKRPSRGQTSTYGFLKFENLDMSHRAKLAMSGKIIIRNPIKIGYGKATPTTRLWVGGLGPWVPLAALAREFDRFGTIRTIDYRKGDSWAYIQYESLDAAHAAWTHMRGFPLGGPDRRLRVDFADTEHRYQQQYLQPLPLTHYELVTDAFGHRAPDPLRGARERTPPLLYRDRDRDLYPDSDWVPPPPPVRERSTRTAATAVPAYEPLDSLDRRRDGWSLDRDRGDRDLPSSRDQPRKRRLPEESGGRHLDRSPESDRPRKRHCVPSPDRSPELSSSRDRYNSDNDRSSRLLILERPSPIRDRRSSLEKSQVDKRDRKNSASAERDRKHRTAAPTEGKSPLKKEERSDGSAPTTSTASSKLKSPSQKQDGGTTTAAAAAASPKLCLAWQGMLLLKNSNFPSNMHLLQGDLQVASSLLVEGSTGGKVAQLKITQRLRLDQPKLDEVTRRIKVAGPNGYAILLAVPGSSDGRSSSSATSDTATSTQRPLRNLVSYLKQKQAAGVISLPVGGNKDKENTGVLHAFPPCEFSQQFLDSPAKALAKSEEDYLVMIIVRAKLVNSG, from the exons ATGAGGACTGCGGGGCGGGATCCTTTGCCGCGGCGGAGTCCAAGATGGCGGCGTGCGGTTCCGCTGTGTGAAACGAGCGCGGGCCGGCGGGTTAATCAGCTCCGCGGAGACGACCTCCGACGACCCGCAACAATGAAGGGAAAAGAGCGCTCGCCAGTCAAGGTCAAACGCTCCCGTGGTGGTGAGGACTCGACTTCCCGTGGGGAGCGGAGCAAGAAGTTAGGGGGCTCTGGTGGGAGCAATGGGAGCAGCAGCGGAAAGACCGAAAGCGGCGGCGGGTCGCGGCGGAGTCTTCATTTGGATAAGTCCAGCAGCCGAGGGGGCAGCCGCGAGTATGACACTGGTGGGGGCAGCTCCGGTAGCCGCTTGCATAGTTACGGCTCCCCGAGCACCAAAAATTCCTCGGGCGGGGGCGAGTCGCGCAGCAGCTCCCGGGGTGGAGGCGGGGAGTCACGTTTTTCTGGGGCCGCCTCCTCAGCTCCTGGCGGCGGGGATGGCGGGGAATACAAGACCCTGAAAATAAGCGAGTTAGGCTCCCAGCTGAGTGACGAGGCGGTGGAAGATGGACTGTTTCACGAGTTCAAACGCTTCGGTGATGTGAGTGTCAAAATCAGCCATCTCTCGGGTTCTGGCAGCGGGGATGAGAGGGTAGCCTTTGTGAACTTCCGGCGGCCAGAGGACGCGCGGGCGGCCAAGCATGCCAGAGGCCGCCTGGTGCTCTATGACCGGCCTTTGAAGATAGAAGCAGTGTATGTGAGCCGGCGCCGCAGCCGCTCACCTTTAGACAAAGATACTTACCCTCCGTCGGCCAGCGTGGTCGGAGCCTCTGTAGGTGGTCACCGGCACCCTCCTGGTGGTGGTGGCCAGAGATCACTTTCCCCTGGTGGCGCTGCCTTGGGATACAGAGACTACCGGTTGCAGCAGTTGGCTCTTGGCCgcctgccccctcctcctccGCCACCATTGCCCCGAGAGCTAGAGGGAGAACGAGACTACCCGTTCTATGAGAGAGTGCGCCCAGCATACAGTCTTGAGCCAAGGGTGGGAGCTGGAGCAGGTGCTGCTCCTTTCAGAGAAGTGGATGAGATTTCACCCGAGGATGATCAGCGAGCTAATCGGACTCTTTTCTTGGGCAACCTAGACATCACTGTGACAGAGAGTGATCTAAGGAGGGCTTTTGATCGTTTTGGAGTCATCACAGAAGTAGACATCAAGAGGCCTTCTCGCGGCCAGACCAGTACTTACGGCTTTCTCAAATTTGAGAACCTAGATATGTCTCACCGGGCCAAACTAGCAATGTCTGGCAAAATTATAATTCGGAATCCTATCAAAATTGGTTATGGTAAAGCTACACCCACCACCCGCCTTTGGGTAGGTGGCCTGGGACCTTGGGTGCCTCTTGCTGCCCTGGCACGAGAGTTTGACCGGTTTGGCACCATACGCACCATAGACTACCGAAAAGGTGATAGCTGGGCATATATCCAGTATGAAAGCCTGGATGCAGCTCATGCTGCTTGGACCCATATGCGGGGCTTCCCACTTGGTGGCCCAGATCGACGCCTTAGAGTAGACTTTGCAGATACAGAACATCGTTACCAGCAGCAGTATCTGCAGCCTCTGCCTTTGACTCATTATGAACTGGTGACAGATGCTTTTGGACATCGGGCACCTGACCCCTTGAGGGGTGCTCGGGAGAGGACACCACCTTTACTATACAGAGATCGTGATAGGGACCTTTATCCTGACTCTGATTGggtgccacccccacccccagtccgaGAACGCAGCACTCGGACTGCTGCTACTGCTGTGCCTGCTTATGAGCCGCTGGATAGCCTAGATCGCAGGCGGGATGGCTGGTCCTTGGACCGGGATAGAGGTGATCGGGATCTGCCCAGCAGCAGAGACCAACCTAGGAAACGAAGGCTGCCTGAGGAGAGTGGAGGACGGCATCTGGATAGGTCCCCCGAAAGTGACCGCCCACGAAAACGTCACTGTGTTCCTTCTCCTGACCGCAGTCCAGAATTGAGCAGTAGCCGGGATCGTTACAACAGTGACAATGATCGGTCTTCCCGTCTTCTTATCCTGGAAAGGCCCTCTCCAATCAGAGACCGGCGAAGTAGTTTGGAGAAGAGCCAGGTTGACAAGCGAGACCGGAAAAACTCTGCATCAGCTGAACGGGATAGGAAGCACCGGACAGCTGCTCCCACTGAGGGAAAAAGCCCTCTGAAAAAAGAAGAGCGGTCTGATGGGAGTGCACCTACCACCAGCACTGCTTCATCGAAGCTGAAGTCCCCTTCCCAGAAGCAGGATGGGGGGACAACCActgcagctgcagcagcagcctCTCCTAAACTCTGTTTGGCCTGGCAAGGCATGCTTCTACTGAAGAACAGCAACTTTCCTTCTAACATGCATCTGTTGCAGGGTGACCTCCAAGTGGCTAGTAGTCTTCTTGTGGAGGGTTCAACTGGAGGCAAAGTGGCCCAACTCAAGATTACTCAGCGTCTTCGCTTGGACCAGCCCAAGTTAGATGAAGTAACTCGGCGCATCAAAGTGGCAGGGCCCAATGGTTATGCCATTCTTCTAGCTGTGCCTGGAAGTTCTGACGGCCGGTCTTCTTCCTCGGCTACATCAGACACTGCCACCTCTACTCAGAGGCCACTTAGGAACCTTGTGTCCTATTTAAAGCAAAAGCAGGCAGCCGGGGTGATAAGCCTCCCTGTGGGGGGCAACAAAGACAAGGAAAACACCGGGGTTCTTCATGCCTTCCCACCCTGTGAGTTCTCCCAGCAGTTCCTGGATTCCCCTGCCAAGGCACTGGCCAAATCTGAAGAAGATTACCTGGTCATGATCATTGTCCGTG CAAAACTGGTGAACAGCGGATGA